Proteins encoded in a region of the Oscillospiraceae bacterium MB24-C1 genome:
- a CDS encoding helix-turn-helix transcriptional regulator produces MSAFSERLRAERKKAKLTQEQMANQLGITRAAYTLYETDKTQPTLETATKIAEILKTSLDYLTGRYS; encoded by the coding sequence ATGTCCGCATTTTCTGAAAGATTAAGAGCCGAAAGAAAGAAAGCGAAACTTACACAAGAACAAATGGCAAATCAGCTCGGAATTACCAGAGCCGCCTATACTCTTTATGAAACAGACAAAACACAGCCCACCCTAGAAACAGCAACTAAAATTGCAGAAATCTTAAAAACTTCATTGGATTACCTCACCGGACGCTATTCCTAG
- a CDS encoding tyrosine-type recombinase/integrase translates to MTVDAVLSTFLLDQQVKGNSINTVSFYRSCIGYFVSFVGNDFDVSGLTLPMLKSYYVSLSGRNLSSVTIQTYVRALRCFLSWCYDEEYCSVDFSQKFRLPKAKRKVIDTLTDSEVRQLMSCFNLRYNIHLRNYCICCLMLDCGLRMNEAVTLTVSALHLSDGYIVVEGKGNKQRIVPLGLQSRKVLLKYLSHRPALAATDRLFLMGDMRPISLGTVKQLFRKLKKRSGIPRLKAHLLRHTFATRFLENGGDIYALQQILGHTSLEMVKRYVHTTPRKTVSKFLDFSPLDNLI, encoded by the coding sequence ATGACCGTTGATGCTGTCCTTTCAACATTTTTGCTTGACCAGCAAGTAAAGGGCAATTCTATAAATACTGTTTCGTTTTATCGTTCCTGTATTGGTTACTTCGTGTCGTTTGTTGGGAACGATTTCGACGTATCTGGTCTGACGCTGCCAATGTTGAAAAGCTACTATGTTTCTTTATCTGGTCGTAACTTAAGCAGCGTGACGATTCAGACCTATGTTCGGGCATTAAGGTGTTTTCTGTCTTGGTGCTATGATGAGGAATATTGCTCTGTGGATTTTTCGCAGAAGTTCCGATTGCCCAAAGCGAAACGAAAAGTTATTGATACGCTGACGGATTCCGAAGTTCGCCAGCTTATGAGCTGCTTTAATCTGCGCTATAACATTCATCTGCGGAATTATTGCATTTGCTGCCTGATGCTAGACTGTGGTTTGAGAATGAATGAAGCTGTAACTCTTACAGTTTCGGCCTTGCATCTGTCTGACGGATATATCGTTGTTGAGGGAAAAGGAAACAAGCAGCGTATTGTTCCATTAGGGCTACAATCCCGAAAGGTCTTGCTGAAGTATCTTTCGCACCGCCCAGCTTTAGCGGCAACAGATCGGCTGTTTCTCATGGGTGATATGCGGCCGATCTCCCTTGGTACAGTTAAGCAGCTTTTCCGCAAGCTTAAAAAGCGTTCTGGAATCCCAAGACTAAAAGCACATCTGTTGCGCCATACCTTCGCTACACGGTTCTTAGAGAACGGTGGGGATATTTATGCGCTGCAACAGATATTAGGCCATACTTCGCTCGAAATGGTAAAGCGATATGTCCACACTACACCTCGAAAAACCGTGTCAAAATTCTTGGACTTTAGTCCGCTGGACAATCTCATTTGA
- a CDS encoding RNA-directed DNA polymerase — MSWNGIERNKLDFILSELLPVEISELFSFRSFYDFLLRKENSTVLTSLIEELKTEQAKSNVVLFKDKWATAPLKFNILKGVNSLREMSLIQPLSALNIYLFIECYQKRLLDLFEKNHCFSIRYHRKSNDLYYRTRSKNAFEYFRAESIKIGKGVLQQTGGYFKIAPFDSVRSFTASRIWRICNFKYRYFAKIDYKSCFDSIYSHSYKWIIEGKVIDSKEARNSSIYLTIDRLIQNINCHSSNGVVVGPEFSRMIVEILLQQIDSEVLVELLKCGFQVKKDYRVFRYVDDIFIFSNTPEIREKIIATFQSISGKYLLRLNELKFSECETPATFSNWIEKTRILADKISECFFCGTKQEYQSLEEDKRYIVKSDFVSVDRMKDEFVILMKEFPQDRRTIVSFLLSTLLNKFSLKKDGYQLFKEGTTKKATLFVDLSMFMYSYSPCFEHTRKLISILVFMNTEVGFSEIESKENEKLQQVINRYEFLFERGNLADLCDWFIFFREYGLTLGKSVENAVYQKAQDERNPLVLANILLYSEYHEPFFNKTVANLEGIISSELEKIVDKKHLEQQEFWFVLVFHNCPFLSQAIKDRATNIIISIKNDAAEDTPSAQATRLVCDYLLRKDATGNKPKESFFNWNNRNNNISEIMTFRTYQRTLFKNYRGNKYGLYASID, encoded by the coding sequence ATGAGTTGGAATGGAATTGAACGAAATAAACTGGATTTTATTTTATCTGAACTTCTCCCTGTAGAGATATCGGAGTTGTTTTCGTTCCGTTCATTCTATGACTTTCTCCTTCGTAAGGAAAATAGCACCGTTCTTACGAGCTTGATCGAAGAATTGAAAACAGAACAAGCAAAAAGCAATGTTGTTCTGTTTAAAGACAAGTGGGCAACTGCACCATTGAAGTTTAATATTCTTAAAGGTGTCAATTCGCTACGGGAAATGAGCCTAATTCAGCCATTGTCTGCACTGAATATTTACCTATTTATAGAGTGCTATCAAAAGCGCCTATTAGACTTGTTTGAGAAAAATCATTGTTTTTCCATTCGCTATCATCGTAAGAGCAACGATTTATACTACAGAACACGCTCAAAAAATGCATTTGAGTATTTCAGGGCAGAATCTATAAAAATTGGCAAAGGCGTCTTACAACAAACAGGGGGATACTTTAAGATTGCTCCGTTTGATTCTGTAAGGTCATTTACCGCTTCGCGTATTTGGCGTATATGCAATTTCAAATATCGGTATTTTGCCAAAATAGACTACAAGTCTTGCTTCGATAGTATATATTCCCATTCATACAAGTGGATTATTGAGGGTAAAGTAATCGACTCAAAAGAAGCCCGTAATTCAAGCATCTACCTAACAATTGACAGGCTTATACAGAACATTAATTGTCACTCGTCAAATGGGGTTGTGGTTGGCCCGGAGTTTTCTCGAATGATAGTTGAAATACTATTACAACAAATTGATTCCGAGGTTTTGGTTGAGCTTCTAAAGTGCGGTTTCCAAGTGAAGAAGGATTATCGAGTTTTCAGATATGTAGACGATATATTTATTTTCTCCAACACTCCGGAGATACGGGAAAAGATAATTGCTACATTTCAGTCCATTAGCGGGAAGTACCTTCTCAGACTCAACGAACTCAAATTCAGTGAGTGTGAGACACCGGCAACATTCAGCAATTGGATTGAGAAAACACGCATTCTTGCTGATAAGATAAGTGAGTGCTTTTTTTGTGGCACAAAACAGGAGTATCAGAGTTTAGAAGAGGACAAACGATACATAGTAAAATCTGATTTTGTGTCCGTAGACAGAATGAAAGACGAGTTTGTGATTTTGATGAAGGAATTTCCGCAAGACAGACGAACAATTGTGTCTTTTCTTCTATCAACGCTACTTAATAAATTTAGTTTAAAGAAGGATGGATACCAGTTATTTAAAGAAGGCACAACAAAAAAGGCTACTTTGTTTGTTGATTTGTCAATGTTTATGTATTCATACTCGCCATGTTTTGAGCATACCCGAAAGCTAATATCTATACTTGTCTTTATGAACACAGAGGTAGGTTTCTCTGAGATAGAAAGCAAGGAAAATGAGAAGCTACAGCAAGTAATCAACCGGTATGAATTCCTTTTCGAACGTGGCAATCTTGCCGATTTGTGCGATTGGTTTATATTTTTTAGAGAGTATGGACTAACACTCGGCAAGAGTGTCGAAAATGCCGTTTATCAGAAGGCACAAGACGAGAGGAATCCGTTAGTGTTAGCAAACATTCTGCTTTATTCAGAATATCACGAGCCATTCTTCAATAAAACAGTGGCAAATTTGGAGGGAATCATATCTTCTGAACTAGAAAAAATAGTTGACAAAAAGCACTTGGAGCAACAAGAATTCTGGTTTGTGTTGGTTTTTCATAACTGTCCGTTTTTATCACAAGCGATAAAAGATAGAGCCACAAATATTATCATATCGATAAAAAATGATGCCGCAGAAGATACTCCTAGTGCTCAAGCAACGCGTCTTGTATGTGACTATTTGTTACGCAAGGATGCAACAGGGAATAAGCCCAAAGAGAGTTTCTTTAATTGGAATAACAGAAATAACAATATAAGCGAAATCATGACATTCCGTACATATCAGAGAACGCTGTTTAAGAACTACAGAGGAAATAAGTATGGGTTATATGCTAGTATTGATTAA
- a CDS encoding glycoside hydrolase family 25 protein, producing the protein MKGIDVSHYQGVIDWAKVKAAGYEFAMIKATYGWDNDKQIDPKMMANIAGCEAVGLPYGFYHYSYAESPEDAVKEAEFFLRHIAPYKPTMPVAFDFEEPFQIGGTKNGITYKGYSLEKQLCIIEAFLSVIEKAGYFGMIYMSAYYLQKLYNYAPGRVAKFAAWVAQYASACTFTGKVGIWQHGVIGSYGTKGKDFTIDGAVPGVGANCDVNVCYVDYPSIIKGAGLNGWSKTDEPEKDYDTKPDYKAMYERLLAKLRALVDGE; encoded by the coding sequence ATGAAAGGCATAGATGTTTCACATTATCAGGGCGTGATTGACTGGGCAAAGGTCAAAGCTGCAGGTTATGAATTCGCCATGATAAAGGCCACCTATGGTTGGGACAATGACAAGCAGATTGACCCGAAAATGATGGCGAATATCGCCGGATGTGAGGCCGTGGGCCTGCCGTATGGCTTCTATCATTATTCCTATGCCGAAAGCCCGGAGGATGCCGTCAAAGAGGCAGAGTTCTTCCTGCGGCATATTGCGCCGTACAAGCCCACCATGCCGGTGGCGTTCGACTTTGAAGAACCGTTCCAGATCGGCGGTACTAAAAACGGGATTACTTACAAGGGGTACAGTCTGGAAAAGCAGCTTTGTATCATTGAGGCATTTTTGAGTGTTATTGAAAAGGCCGGTTACTTTGGCATGATCTACATGAGTGCCTATTATCTGCAAAAGTTGTACAACTACGCACCGGGCAGAGTGGCTAAATTTGCGGCGTGGGTGGCGCAGTATGCGAGCGCCTGCACCTTTACCGGCAAGGTCGGCATTTGGCAGCATGGGGTGATCGGTTCATACGGCACCAAGGGCAAGGACTTCACGATTGACGGCGCAGTGCCGGGGGTAGGTGCGAACTGTGACGTCAATGTGTGCTATGTGGATTACCCAAGCATTATCAAGGGTGCGGGGCTGAATGGCTGGAGCAAAACGGACGAGCCGGAAAAAGACTACGACACGAAGCCGGATTATAAGGCGATGTATGAGAGGCTGCTGGCCAAGCTGCGGGCGCTTGTTGACGGGGAATAA
- a CDS encoding phage holin family protein → MKTNEVKGIFIAIFTVINAWLGTLAPLVYLLLILQITDYITGVTAAPYRGETRNSDKGFRGIAKKLCMLVLVGLGMALDWLLIFAAATLGMVSPVKCLFAALVAIWLVANEILSILENIGDIGVKSPAFLLPMVKWVQQQAEEKGKSGV, encoded by the coding sequence ATGAAAACAAATGAGGTCAAAGGAATATTTATCGCGATATTTACGGTCATTAACGCATGGTTGGGAACGCTGGCTCCGCTGGTCTATCTGCTGCTGATTTTGCAGATTACCGATTATATTACCGGCGTGACTGCGGCACCCTATCGCGGTGAGACGCGCAACAGCGACAAGGGCTTTCGTGGGATTGCAAAAAAGCTGTGCATGCTGGTGCTGGTCGGCCTTGGTATGGCGCTTGACTGGCTGCTGATTTTCGCCGCTGCAACGCTCGGTATGGTGTCGCCGGTCAAATGCCTGTTTGCTGCGCTGGTAGCAATCTGGTTGGTTGCCAATGAAATTCTTAGTATTCTGGAGAACATCGGCGACATTGGCGTGAAGTCGCCCGCATTCCTGCTGCCTATGGTCAAGTGGGTGCAGCAGCAGGCCGAAGAAAAAGGCAAGTCGGGGGTGTAG